One Lycium barbarum isolate Lr01 chromosome 5, ASM1917538v2, whole genome shotgun sequence genomic window carries:
- the LOC132640524 gene encoding ABC transporter G family member 1-like: MELQANYVPRWTPSPNRSPHRRHESETNESVTSEYEIPFNNKNPTKNFPFSSTTSSIPAPHHIGDIDGPSLRVNYEIKRSLEAPPQINVPPMISSTNSAYDDVPLSTLMFNKGGHEGVYLTWKDLCVTVPDKKTGRRAILQGLTGYVQPGQVLAIMGPSGCGKSTLLDTLAGRLDSNTRQTGEILINGRRQSLAFGTSAYVTQDDTLMTTLTVREAIYYSAQLQLPDSMSRSEKKERAEATIREMGLQDAMNTRIGGWSVKGLSGGQKRRVSICIEILKRPKLLFLDEPTSGLDSAASYHVMNRIVQLAKQDGRTVVASIHQPSSEVFELFHNLCLLSSGRTVYFGSISGANEYFALNGFPCPTMRNPSDHYLRTINKDFDVDIEKGVGGKATATEAIDILVKSYKTSQGCQQVQRRVLEICQQNGGEEAKKGSQAGFITQCMVLTRRSFVNMYRDLGYYWLRFAIYIALCLCVGTIFHDIGHDYGSIQARGSMLMFVAAFLTFMAIGGFPSFVEDMKIFTRERLNGHYGVAAFVVGNTFSSILYLLLISVVPGAMAYYLVGLQKGFDHFAYFALMLFATMMLVESLMMIVASIVPDFLMGIITGAGIQGVMMLNGGFFRLPDDLPKPFWKYPMYYIAFHKYANQGFYKNEFLGLNFPNEQIRGPSIISGDEILRNVWQEQMGYSKWVDVAIVFGMVILYRFMFLGIIKTLEKAKPMIRAFMARSSNNPTHAEDPDA; this comes from the exons aTGGAGTTACAAGCTAATTATGTACCACGATGGACACCTAGTCCAAATAGATCACCACATAGACGTCATGAATCAGAGACAAATGAAAGTGTTACTTCTGAATATGAGATTCCTTTTAACAACAAAAATCCAACCAAAAATTTCCCATTTAGTAGTACTACTAGTAGTATACCAGCACCTCATCATATTGGTGATATTGACGGACCATCTCTAAGGGTTAATTATGAAATAAAAAGGTCCTTAGAAGCACCACCACAAATTAATGTTCCCCCTATGATTAGCAGTACTAATTCTGCATATGATGATGTGCCTTTGAGTACATTGATGTTTAATAAAGGTGGTCATGAAGGAGTTTACTTGACATGGAAGGACTTGTGTGTGACTGTGCCTGACAAGAAAACTGGGAGGAGAGCTATATTGCAAGGGCTTACTGGTTATGTTCAACCTGGTCAAGTTTTGGCCATTATGGGTCCTTCTGGTTGTGGCAAATCTACTCTTCTAGATACTTTAGCAG GGAGATTGGACTCCAACACAAGACAAACTGGCGAAATTCTCATCAATGGTCGGAGGCAATCACTTGCTTTTGGCACTTCG gcATATGTGACACAAGATGACACGTTAATGACGACACTAACAGTGAGAGAAGCAATCTACTATTCAGCACAACTCCAATTACCTGATTCAATGTCAAGATCCGAGAAGAAAGAAAGGGCTGAAGCAACAATAAGAGAAATGGGGTTACAAGATGCTATGAATACAAGAATTGGTGGATGGAGTGTCAAAGGATTGAGTGGTGGACAAAAGAGAAGAGTCAGTATTTGCATTGAAATCCTAAAACGTCCAAAGCTTCTGTTTCTTGATGAGCCAACAAGTGGGCTTGATAGTGCAGCTTCTTATCATGTGATGAATAGAATTGTTCAATTAGCTAAACAAGATGGAAGAACTGTTGTGGCTTCTATTCATCAGCCCAGTAGTGAAGTTTTTGAACTTTTTCACAATCTTTGCCTTTTGTCCTCTGGTAGGACTGTCTACTTTGGTTCCATTTCCGGAGCAAATGAG TATTTTGCTTTGAATGGGTTCCCATGTCCAACTATGAGGAATCCATCTGATCACTACCTAAGGACAATCAACAAGGACTTTGACGTT GATATCGAAAAAGGAGTTGGTGGAAAAGCCACTGCAACAGAAGCAATCGACATTCTGGTTAAGTCGTACAAGACCTCACAGGGTTGCCAACAAGTTCAACGAAGAGTTTTGGAAATTTGCCAACAG AATGGTGGAGAAGAGGCAAAGAAAGGAAGCCAAGCAGGTTTCATAACTCAGTGTATGGTTCTCACAAGGAGGTCTTTTGTGAACATGTATCGTGATCTTGGCTATTATTGGCTTCGTTTTGCAATATATATTGCTTTATGCTTGTGTGTTGGCACCATTTTTCATGACATTGGCCACGACTATGGCTCCATTCAG GCTAGAGGTTCAATGCTCATGTTTGTTGCAGCCTTCTTAACATTTATGGCCATTGGTGGATTCCCTTCTTTTGTTGAAGATATGAAA ATTTTCACTCGAGAAAGACTAAATGGACACTATGGTGTGGCTGCATTTGTGGTGGGAAATACATTTTCTTCCATCCTTTACCTACTATTGATCTCAGTAGTACCTGGGGCTATGGCTTATTACCTTGTTGGATTACAAAAGGGGTTCGATCACTTCGCCTATTTTGCACTAATGCTATTCGCAACGATGATGTTAGTTGAGAGcctaatgatgattgttgccagCATTGTCCCAGATTTCCTCATGGGAATCATAACAG GAGCTGGAATTCAAGGTGTTATGATGCTTAATGGAGGTTTCTTCAGATTGCCTGATGATCTTCCTAAGCCATTCTGGAAGTACCCAatgtattatattgcatttcacaAATATGCAAATCAAGGTTTTTACAAGAACGAGTTCTTGGGACTGAATTTCCCTAATGAGCAAATTAGAGGGCCATCAATAATTAGTGGTGATGAAATTTTGAGAAATGTATGGCAAGAACAAATGGGATATTCAAAATGGGTGGATGTCGCCATAGTTTTTGGAATGGTGATACTCTATaggttcatgtttttgggaataaTTAAGACTCTGGAGAAAGCTAAGCCTATGATTAGAGCATTTATGGCTCGTTCTTCTAATAATCCAACTCATGCTGAAGATCCAGATGCTTGA
- the LOC132639216 gene encoding uncharacterized protein LOC132639216: MAKAYTQEDFDELMGKVEKTDFRVAEYLELAGREKWARVYATANRGWTMTSNIAECINRHLVAARELPIFDFLEEVRKMFGRWNYNNRKNGTYTFTTLGKKFQEMLSINEYLCLRMTAEPSTEYLYTVYDAGRRFIVNLDNKTCSCRMFQIDEIPCPHAWAVIKKKNLMADDYCSELFKPHTVVKTYDVAVDPLPDEREWKIPTYISEDVVLPPRYKRPPGRPNKKRDKPLFELLLGKKRHACSTCGQTGHNRRSCSNAPRRK; encoded by the exons ATGGCAAAAGCGTACACGCAGGAAGATTTTGATGAGCTTATGGGCAAAGTTGAGAAGACAGATTTTCGGGTGGCAGAGTATTTGGAATTGGCTGGAAGAGAGAAGTGGGCTAGAGTGTATGCAACTGCTAACCGAGGGTGGACAATGACTTCAAACATAGCAGAGTGTATTAATCGTCACCTTGTAGCAGCAAGAGAGCTTCCGATATTTGATTTTCtagaagaagtgaggaagatgtttggaagatggaattatAATAACCGGAAAAATGGTACATACACGTTCACAACACTCGGTAAAAAGTTTCAGGAGATGTTGTCAATAAATGAGTATCTATGTTTACGTATGACG GCCGAACCATCAACCGAATACTTGTACACGGTATATGATGCAGGAAGGCGTTTCATCGTTAACTTGGACAACAAAACGTGCAGTTGTCGGATGTTTCAAATAGACGAAATTCCATGCCCACATGCATGGGCTGTCATTAAGAAGAAAAATCTAATGGCTGATGATTACTGTTCCGAATTGTTCAAACCGCACACCGTGGTGAAGACGTATGATGTCGCCGTGGATCCTCTCCCTGACGAACGGGAATGGAAGATTCCAACATACATATCAGAGGATGTTGTTTTGCCACCAAGATACAAGAGACCTCCTGGTAGGCCGAACAAAAAGCGTGATAAGCCGTTATTTGAATTGCTTCTTGGAAAAAAGAGACATGCTTGCAGTACTTGTGGACAGACTGGACACAATAGAAGATCTTGTAGTAATGCTCCTAGAaggaaataa